The following nucleotide sequence is from Chlorogloeopsis sp. ULAP01.
GCTATCCGCATCGCTACTGCGCCTTTACCTGCTATTTTCTTGATTGGTGGACTATTGTTGACATATTTCTATCCTATTACTCGCGAAATGCACGCCGAAATCTTGCTCAAACTGAGGGAACGTCAACAGAACCAATCATAGAAACAGCGATCGCTTCTTACAAATTTTTTATCTTTTGATTGTAATTTTAAATATTAAGTATTCTCATATCATCCTGCAAAAATAGTTATCTGCTCAAAGATTCACAGTGATAACGCATTTGTAGAGGCTGTGCTATCACAAAGTACAAATTGCCCAAGCTGTAATCAAAAGCCAAAACTATAGATGTGGCTCCACACCTTTTAACCTATTGAAACGACGTTAGCTTGAAACCTTTGGATCAGAGGAAACGATGAATGGAATGGTTTAAACCTCTGGAAAATAATTTGGACAAAGTTGCAACACTAGTTCAATTTTGTTTAGAAACTATCTCCGTAATTTGTGTGGTAGTGGGATTGCTAAAAACAATACAAATTGTGATCGTTCTGAGTCGCCGTCGCCACAATCATCCCTTCCCATTCAATCTCTTGAGACTACGCTTTGGCATCTGGTTAGCTCTGGCATTAGAATTCCAGCTTGGGGCTGATATCTTAGCCACTACAATTGCTCCAACCTTAGAAGAATTGGTTAAGTTGGCACTGATTGCTGTGATCCGAACTTTCCTTAACTACTTTTTAGGTAAAGAACTAGAAGTAGAATCTAAACTGCAAAAGCAAAGAGCAGAACTTGCTGTAGAGCAATTTGTTAAAGAATAAGTGTGCAGTTAGCCAATAAAATTTACTGACTGCTGAAATATTTATTACAATTTTGTCTTTAAGACAGATATTTTATGAAACCAAGCAGCTAATTGGAAGCAGAGTTATAGAAAAACCGCTGCTTGTTCCTAATCTCCAGTCACTAATTCCAAATCCCCTTTGCAGGTTATTTACACTGATATTCCAGATTCCCTTCTGTAACAAGTTTGTTACGAAAGCAATCAATGTTAATATAATTGTCATCAAACTTTGACTTTTCTCAAGTGATTGCTCTGCTGATTTTTAGCGTTGGCTTTTGATGCCTAATTGCTAAGTTTTGAGCATCCAGACTTGTAAAGTGGGAATTGAGTTGGGAGATCCAAAATCCATGCCAAAGCGCAAAGAACATTTTGAGCATCTACCTCATGCGGAAGCAGCCGATCGCACTATTCGCCTCAAGCAGCATAGAAACTTGTTTGCCTTACTTTCAATTGCTGCCGGTCTAATTTTTCTTCAGGGATACATGATCGCGCCCCTGATTCCGCGTTTGGCTGAAGTGTTTAATGTTCCGGTTCAGGAAATCGGATTTATTGTTCCAGCCTATATGTTATCTTACGCGCTGATGGCATTATTCTACGGTGTGCTGTCAGATCGATTTGGACGATGGTCTGTAATTCGCATCTCGCTCTTCATTTTTGTCATTTGCACCGCGTTAACTGCAACGGCTCAGACAGCTTCTCAAATGGCGACTTGGCGTCTTTTGACTGGAGTTGGAGCCAGTGGAGTCATTCCACTCACCTTTGCCTTGATTGGCGATTTGTTCCCGTTCGATCAGCGAGGCAGCAAGCTAGGATTAGTGTTTGCAGCAATGGAAGGGGGAATGGCGGCAGGTTCTGCGGGTGGTGCTATTCTGGAACCGTTTGTGGGTTGGCGATCGCTGTTTCTTGGTACGGCTGTTCTTGCTGCTTTGGTACTTTGGCGGCTGCATCTTTACGGTGCTCTATTTGATACACCCATGGTAGAAAGGCTACCGAGTATTCGTGAGATATTTAGGGGATACAGCCAGATACTAACCAGTTTTCGAGGACAAAGAACTTATGCCTATGTTTTGTGGAACGGCATCTACCACTCTGGCGTATATACATGGCTAGGGCTGTACTTGTCGCAACGTTACAACATGGATGCATTGAGTATTGGTTTGACTATTCTGGGCTATGGCATTCCTGGATTATTACTGAGTTCTCTGATTGGTAAAGCCGTGGATCGTTGGGGACGTCGTTGGCTAATTCCGTCAGGACTAGTGATGGCAGCCCTGGCTGGAATTGTTATGATTTTTGAGATTCCTCCTTATGTAACAACTATTGCAGTTCTCGTTTTGTCTTTGGGGTACGACCTTACCCAACCTTTATTTGTGGGTATTGTCACCGATTTGGGGGATGGCAATAATTTAGGTCAAACTATGGGACTCAAGGTGTTTACCCTGTTTACTGGATTTGGCTTTGGCAGCCTCATATTTGGAGAACTACTGCACTTTGGATTTGGAGTGTCTCTTGCGATTTTTGGCGGCATTCAGTTAATTACTGGTTTGGTCGCAATTCCACTATTTTGGCAGGAAGTTCCATCTAGATTACGTACAGAAAAACTTTAAATTTATTGTATCAAAGCAAACTTAACTACAAAGACGAAACCAATGGAAACACGAATAAATAGACAGTTTCGCTTAGTATCTCGTCCTGTTGGCGATATTAAGGAAAGTGATTTTGAGTACCGAGAAGAACCTATTCCTAACCTTGCTGATGGTGAGGTGTTGGTACGCACTATATACCTTTCACTAGATCCAACTAATCGCATCTGGATGAGCGATATGCCGCAGTATATGCCTCCAGTTGAAATTGGGCAAGTTATGCGTGGTATTGTTGCTGGTGTGGTAGAAGAATCTAAAAATCCTAATTTTCAACCAGGGGATTTAGTTTCCGGTATGCTCGGCTGGCAAGATTACACAATTGTTGCACAAAACAATATCCCTTCCCTGACGCGAATCCCTCGCCCCCTATCTTATCCGCTCTCTGCATTGCTTGGGCCACTCGGAGCTACTGGTTGGACAGCTTATTTTGGACTTTTAGATATAGGGCAGCCTCAAGAAGGTGAAACTGTGGTTGTTTCCGCAGCCGCAGGAGCAGTTGGTTCTATTGCCGGACAAATTGCCAAAATCAAGGGTTGTCGTGTAGTTGGGATCACTGGTAGTGATGAAAAATGCCAGTGGCTGACACAAGAACTTG
It contains:
- a CDS encoding NADP-dependent oxidoreductase; the encoded protein is METRINRQFRLVSRPVGDIKESDFEYREEPIPNLADGEVLVRTIYLSLDPTNRIWMSDMPQYMPPVEIGQVMRGIVAGVVEESKNPNFQPGDLVSGMLGWQDYTIVAQNNIPSLTRIPRPLSYPLSALLGPLGATGWTAYFGLLDIGQPQEGETVVVSAAAGAVGSIAGQIAKIKGCRVVGITGSDEKCQWLTQELGFDAAINYKTADLESAIAQSCPDGIDVYFDNVGGSILDAVLMKINLYARIPLCGLISTYNATEPVPGPYNYSQILMKRARVQGFIILDYFSRISEAITDIGQWLNQGKIKYSVEVVDGLENAPSAILKLFEGNKKGKLVVKVSEEPT
- a CDS encoding DUF1622 domain-containing protein, translated to MEWFKPLENNLDKVATLVQFCLETISVICVVVGLLKTIQIVIVLSRRRHNHPFPFNLLRLRFGIWLALALEFQLGADILATTIAPTLEELVKLALIAVIRTFLNYFLGKELEVESKLQKQRAELAVEQFVKE
- a CDS encoding MFS transporter is translated as MPKRKEHFEHLPHAEAADRTIRLKQHRNLFALLSIAAGLIFLQGYMIAPLIPRLAEVFNVPVQEIGFIVPAYMLSYALMALFYGVLSDRFGRWSVIRISLFIFVICTALTATAQTASQMATWRLLTGVGASGVIPLTFALIGDLFPFDQRGSKLGLVFAAMEGGMAAGSAGGAILEPFVGWRSLFLGTAVLAALVLWRLHLYGALFDTPMVERLPSIREIFRGYSQILTSFRGQRTYAYVLWNGIYHSGVYTWLGLYLSQRYNMDALSIGLTILGYGIPGLLLSSLIGKAVDRWGRRWLIPSGLVMAALAGIVMIFEIPPYVTTIAVLVLSLGYDLTQPLFVGIVTDLGDGNNLGQTMGLKVFTLFTGFGFGSLIFGELLHFGFGVSLAIFGGIQLITGLVAIPLFWQEVPSRLRTEKL